The Rhododendron vialii isolate Sample 1 chromosome 6a, ASM3025357v1 genome includes a window with the following:
- the LOC131330042 gene encoding serine/threonine-protein kinase EDR1-like isoform X2 — protein MDMEETRDIPGPAEQMPPSSTWWSSDFIEKFGSVSLVSKRETLITREPDSYTEHDSLSSQTASQILWSTGMLSEQIPNGFYSVIPEKRLKENFEDIPTLDELYALGVEGVRADIILVDTEKDKKLSMLKQLIVALVKGLSSNPAAMIKKIAGLVSDFYKRPNLELSPVKAALEETSHAFDNRGVQMLGQIKHGSCRPRAILFKVLADAVGLESTLMVGLPNEEAVESVDSYHHMSVIVVLNSMELLVDLMRFPGMLIPRSTKAIYMTHISAAGESDSAENDSCDSPLEPNSPLYGVSERIDSDSTEKDEGLQYQRRLEASSNAAGPSMRNRMLRSSTSLDRKLSLSHSEPNIATTFWRRSRRKVIAEQRTASSSPEHPSCRSRARSMLGGDRKLYGDFVDDIATSRSEGASTSETRRLRRRSISITPEISDDIVRAVRAMNEAMKQNRLLKEQGDDRSFSYSSNDRNISSDHQENVSDFDHNGREEISGGMSPLYAHPREQMSQKAISLPSSPHEFRSQTTDRGGTSDSKVSAETVSTWIKVLESPMFQNKPLLPYQEWNIDYRELTVGTRVGIGFFGEVFRGIWNGTDVAIKVFLEQDLTAENMEDFCNEISILSRLRHPNVILFLGACTKPPHLSMVTEYMEMGSLYYLIHLSGQKKKLSWRRRLKMLRDISRGLMCIHRMKIVHRDIKSANCLVNKHWTVKICDFGLSRIMSDSTMSDSSSAGTPEWMAPELIRNEPFSEKCDIFSLGVIMWELCTLNRPWQGTPPERVVYAVANEGSRLEIPEGPLGRLIADCWAEPQDRPSCEEILTRLLDCEYALS, from the exons ATGGACATGGAGGAGACGCGAGACATTCCAGGGCCAGCAGAGCAAATGCCTCCAAGTTCTACATGGTGGTCTTCAGATTTCATTGAGAAGTTCGGATCTGTTTCTTTGGTTTCTAAAAGAGAAACTTTGATTACTAGAGAACCAGATAGCTACACTGAGCATGATAGCTTGTCATCACAGACAGCTTCACAGATTCTCTGGAGCACTGGGATGCTTTCTGAACAGATTCCAAATGGTTTCTACTCTGTCATCCCT GAGAAAAGGCTCAAGGAGAATTTTGAGGATATTCCAACTCTGGACGAGCTTTATGCACTGGGGGTTGAGGGTGTCAGAGCTGATATCATTCTTGTGGACACAGAGAAAGATAAGAAGCTTTCTATGCTGAAACAACTCATTGTTGCTCTGGTTAAAGGTTTGAGCTCGAATCCTGCGGCGATGATTAAAAAGATTGCTGGACTG GTATCAGATTTTTATAAACGGCCAAATTTGGAACTAAGTCCTGTAAAAGCTGCGCTTGAGGAAACCTCTCATGCATTTGATAATCGAGGTGTCCAGATGTTGGGGCAAATAAAGCATGGATCTTGCCGTCCTCGAGCGATATTATTCAAAGTGCTTGCTGACGCTGTAGGTCTCGAAAGTACACTCATGGTG GGTTTACCTAATGAAGAAGCTGTAGAGTCTGTTGACTCATATCACCATATGTCTGTAATAGTTGTGTTGAATTCTATGGAACTTTTGGTCGATCTTATGCGTTTTCCTGGCATGCTGATACCCCGATCAACAAAGGCAATTTATATGACCCATATCTCTGCAGCAGGGGAGAGTGATTCTGCAGAAAATGATTCGTGTGATTCACCTCTAGAGCCAAATAGTCCTCTGTATGGGGTGTCGGAAAGAATTGATTCTGACAG TACTGAGAAAGATGAGGGACTCCAATACCAGCGGAGATTGGAAGCATCCTCAAATGCAGCAGGACCGTCAATGAGGAATAGGATGTTGCGTTCTTCCACCTCATTGGACAGAAAATTGAG CTTATCACATAGTGAACCCAATATTGCGACTACATTTTGGCGCCGGAGCCGGAGAAAGGTCATTGCTGAGCAACGTACTGCAAGTTCAAG tcCAGAGCATCCTTCATGTCGATCACGTGCGCGATCCATGCTTGGTGGTGATAGGAAATTATATGGAGATTTTGTTGATGACATTGCTACATCAAG GTCGGAAGGTGCCTCAACGTCAGAAACTCGTAGACTACGAAGAAGAAGCATTAGCATTACCCCCGAGATTAGTGATGACATCGTAAG GGCTGTGCGGGCTATGAATGAAGCAATGAAGCAGAATCGTCTTTTGAAAGAACAGGGAGATGATAGATCATTTTCCTATTCTTCCAATGACAGAAATATCAGTTCAGATCATCAAGAAAAT GTATCTGATTTTGACCATAATGGTCGTGAAGAAATATCGGGTGGAATGTCTCCTTTATACGCTCATCCGAGGGAGCAAATGAGTCAAAAGGCAATATCATTACCTTCATCTCCACATGAATTTAGGAGTCAGACTACTGATAGAGGTGGGACTTCAGACTCCAAAGTGAGTGCTGAAACGGTCTCAACTTGGATCAAAGTACTTGAGTCGCCCATGTTCCAAAATAAGCCACTATTACCGTATCAAGAATGGAATATTGATTACAGAGAACTGACTGTTGGAACTCGTGTTGGGATAG GGTTCTTTGGAGAAGTTTTTCGCGGCATTTGGAATGGAACAGATGTTGCCATCAAGGTTTTCTTGGAGCAAGATCTGACTGCTGAAAATATGGAGGATTTCTGCAATGAGATATCCATCCTCAG CCGCCTTCGACATCCAAATG TAATCTTATTTCTTGGTGCATGTACAAAGCCCCCACACTTGTCAATGGTCACTGAATACATGGAGATGGGATCCTTGTATTATTTGATCCATTTAAGCGGGCAGAAAAAGAAACTCAGCTGGCGGAGGAGACTAAAAATGCTGCGTGATATAAGCAG GGGGCTGATGTGCATACACCGGATGAAGATAGTGCATCGCGACATAAAAAGTGCAAATTGTCTTGTAAATAAGCATTGGACAGTAAAGATCTGCGATTTTGGGCTGTCAAGAATAATGAGCGACTCCACTATGAGCGACTCCTCATCTGCTGGTACTCCGGAATGGATGGCTCCTGAACTTATTCGCAATGAACCCTTCTCGGAAAAATGTGACATTTTCAGCCTTGGTGTAATAATGTGGGAACTCTGCACTCTCAATAGACCATGGCAGGGTACCCCACCAGAAAGG GTTGTTTATGCTGTTGCCAACGAGGGGTCACGGTTAGAGATTCCTGAAGGTCCTCTAGGCAGGCTAATTGCAG ATTGCTGGGCAGAACCACAAGATCGACCAAGCTGCGAGGAAATACTTACCCGGTTGCTAGATTGCGAGTACGCACTCAGCTAG
- the LOC131330042 gene encoding serine/threonine-protein kinase EDR1-like isoform X1: MDMEETRDIPGPAEQMPPSSTWWSSDFIEKFGSVSLVSKRETLITREPDSYTEHDSLSSQTASQILWSTGMLSEQIPNGFYSVIPEKRLKENFEDIPTLDELYALGVEGVRADIILVDTEKDKKLSMLKQLIVALVKGLSSNPAAMIKKIAGLVSDFYKRPNLELSPVKAALEETSHAFDNRGVQMLGQIKHGSCRPRAILFKVLADAVGLESTLMVGLPNEEAVESVDSYHHMSVIVVLNSMELLVDLMRFPGMLIPRSTKAIYMTHISAAGESDSAENDSCDSPLEPNSPLYGVSERIDSDSTEKDEGLQYQRRLEASSNAAGPSMRNRMLRSSTSLDRKLSLSHSEPNIATTFWRRSRRKVIAEQRTASSSPEHPSCRSRARSMLGGDRKLYGDFVDDIATSSYRSEGASTSETRRLRRRSISITPEISDDIVRAVRAMNEAMKQNRLLKEQGDDRSFSYSSNDRNISSDHQENVSDFDHNGREEISGGMSPLYAHPREQMSQKAISLPSSPHEFRSQTTDRGGTSDSKVSAETVSTWIKVLESPMFQNKPLLPYQEWNIDYRELTVGTRVGIGFFGEVFRGIWNGTDVAIKVFLEQDLTAENMEDFCNEISILSRLRHPNVILFLGACTKPPHLSMVTEYMEMGSLYYLIHLSGQKKKLSWRRRLKMLRDISRGLMCIHRMKIVHRDIKSANCLVNKHWTVKICDFGLSRIMSDSTMSDSSSAGTPEWMAPELIRNEPFSEKCDIFSLGVIMWELCTLNRPWQGTPPERVVYAVANEGSRLEIPEGPLGRLIADCWAEPQDRPSCEEILTRLLDCEYALS, encoded by the exons ATGGACATGGAGGAGACGCGAGACATTCCAGGGCCAGCAGAGCAAATGCCTCCAAGTTCTACATGGTGGTCTTCAGATTTCATTGAGAAGTTCGGATCTGTTTCTTTGGTTTCTAAAAGAGAAACTTTGATTACTAGAGAACCAGATAGCTACACTGAGCATGATAGCTTGTCATCACAGACAGCTTCACAGATTCTCTGGAGCACTGGGATGCTTTCTGAACAGATTCCAAATGGTTTCTACTCTGTCATCCCT GAGAAAAGGCTCAAGGAGAATTTTGAGGATATTCCAACTCTGGACGAGCTTTATGCACTGGGGGTTGAGGGTGTCAGAGCTGATATCATTCTTGTGGACACAGAGAAAGATAAGAAGCTTTCTATGCTGAAACAACTCATTGTTGCTCTGGTTAAAGGTTTGAGCTCGAATCCTGCGGCGATGATTAAAAAGATTGCTGGACTG GTATCAGATTTTTATAAACGGCCAAATTTGGAACTAAGTCCTGTAAAAGCTGCGCTTGAGGAAACCTCTCATGCATTTGATAATCGAGGTGTCCAGATGTTGGGGCAAATAAAGCATGGATCTTGCCGTCCTCGAGCGATATTATTCAAAGTGCTTGCTGACGCTGTAGGTCTCGAAAGTACACTCATGGTG GGTTTACCTAATGAAGAAGCTGTAGAGTCTGTTGACTCATATCACCATATGTCTGTAATAGTTGTGTTGAATTCTATGGAACTTTTGGTCGATCTTATGCGTTTTCCTGGCATGCTGATACCCCGATCAACAAAGGCAATTTATATGACCCATATCTCTGCAGCAGGGGAGAGTGATTCTGCAGAAAATGATTCGTGTGATTCACCTCTAGAGCCAAATAGTCCTCTGTATGGGGTGTCGGAAAGAATTGATTCTGACAG TACTGAGAAAGATGAGGGACTCCAATACCAGCGGAGATTGGAAGCATCCTCAAATGCAGCAGGACCGTCAATGAGGAATAGGATGTTGCGTTCTTCCACCTCATTGGACAGAAAATTGAG CTTATCACATAGTGAACCCAATATTGCGACTACATTTTGGCGCCGGAGCCGGAGAAAGGTCATTGCTGAGCAACGTACTGCAAGTTCAAG tcCAGAGCATCCTTCATGTCGATCACGTGCGCGATCCATGCTTGGTGGTGATAGGAAATTATATGGAGATTTTGTTGATGACATTGCTACATCAAG CTACAGGTCGGAAGGTGCCTCAACGTCAGAAACTCGTAGACTACGAAGAAGAAGCATTAGCATTACCCCCGAGATTAGTGATGACATCGTAAG GGCTGTGCGGGCTATGAATGAAGCAATGAAGCAGAATCGTCTTTTGAAAGAACAGGGAGATGATAGATCATTTTCCTATTCTTCCAATGACAGAAATATCAGTTCAGATCATCAAGAAAAT GTATCTGATTTTGACCATAATGGTCGTGAAGAAATATCGGGTGGAATGTCTCCTTTATACGCTCATCCGAGGGAGCAAATGAGTCAAAAGGCAATATCATTACCTTCATCTCCACATGAATTTAGGAGTCAGACTACTGATAGAGGTGGGACTTCAGACTCCAAAGTGAGTGCTGAAACGGTCTCAACTTGGATCAAAGTACTTGAGTCGCCCATGTTCCAAAATAAGCCACTATTACCGTATCAAGAATGGAATATTGATTACAGAGAACTGACTGTTGGAACTCGTGTTGGGATAG GGTTCTTTGGAGAAGTTTTTCGCGGCATTTGGAATGGAACAGATGTTGCCATCAAGGTTTTCTTGGAGCAAGATCTGACTGCTGAAAATATGGAGGATTTCTGCAATGAGATATCCATCCTCAG CCGCCTTCGACATCCAAATG TAATCTTATTTCTTGGTGCATGTACAAAGCCCCCACACTTGTCAATGGTCACTGAATACATGGAGATGGGATCCTTGTATTATTTGATCCATTTAAGCGGGCAGAAAAAGAAACTCAGCTGGCGGAGGAGACTAAAAATGCTGCGTGATATAAGCAG GGGGCTGATGTGCATACACCGGATGAAGATAGTGCATCGCGACATAAAAAGTGCAAATTGTCTTGTAAATAAGCATTGGACAGTAAAGATCTGCGATTTTGGGCTGTCAAGAATAATGAGCGACTCCACTATGAGCGACTCCTCATCTGCTGGTACTCCGGAATGGATGGCTCCTGAACTTATTCGCAATGAACCCTTCTCGGAAAAATGTGACATTTTCAGCCTTGGTGTAATAATGTGGGAACTCTGCACTCTCAATAGACCATGGCAGGGTACCCCACCAGAAAGG GTTGTTTATGCTGTTGCCAACGAGGGGTCACGGTTAGAGATTCCTGAAGGTCCTCTAGGCAGGCTAATTGCAG ATTGCTGGGCAGAACCACAAGATCGACCAAGCTGCGAGGAAATACTTACCCGGTTGCTAGATTGCGAGTACGCACTCAGCTAG
- the LOC131330043 gene encoding F-box/LRR-repeat MAX2 homolog A, which yields MAGNTLTTTTVSDLPDVILSNILSAVSDTRSRNSAALVSRKWLLLERSTRSSLTLRANLRDLLFLPTCFRHVTHLDLSLLSPWGHPLSTADPSYATTSHLLPHLLRRSFPSVTSLTVYSRSPLTLQLLSPIWPHLTQIKLIRWHQRPQLLPQGADFAPLFENCRTISSLDLSSFYCWNDDVPIALQSNPNLAANLTWLNLLNPSFAEGFKSDEIKLITSSCPNLSQFLVACKFDHRYIGFVNDETLGFFASDCPKLSVLHLVDTSALSNPREELNDESLTAEDARFGAASLIDMFSGLPLLEELVLDVCRNVRECRVALEELNSKCPRLKSLKLGQFHGLCRANEPNLDSRLDGIALCHGLEALSIKNSVDLTDLGLIAIARGCSRLVKFEVHGCRKITVRGMRTMVCLLRKSLVEVNISCCKNLGAVSSLKALDPIQDRIQRLHIDCVWDSVEQFEAREGVEYNFDLNKSEEEDGEMMMMINQQSLGFGLRDFFDGRGNDDEGVRKQKKCKYSYDLNSSLTEGDASDNGNGFCGRAWEKLRFLSLWIGVGELLSPLANSGLQNCPNLEEMRIKVEGDCREWSKPSERAFGLGHLSRYPKLKKMHLDCGDTIGFAHTAPSGQMDLSLWERFYLFGIQNLSLNELDYWPPQDRDVNQRSLSLPAAGLLAECSTLRKLFIHGTAHEHFMMFLLRIPNLRDVQLREDYYPAPENDMSTEMRADSCSRFEDALNRRTIPD from the coding sequence ATGGCCGGGAATACCCTCACCACCACGACCGTCTCCGATCTCCCCGACGTGATCCTCTCCAACATCCTCTCCGCCGTCTCCGACACCCGCAGCCGCAACTCCGCCGCCCTCGTCAGCCGCAAGTGGCTCCTCCTCGAGCGCTCCACCCGCTCCTCCCTCACCCTCCGCGCCAACCTCCGCGACCTCCTCTTCCTCCCCACCTGCTTCCGCCACGTCACCCACCTCGacctctccctcctctccccCTGGGGCCACCCCCTCTCCACCGCCGACCCCTCCTACGCCACCACCTCCCACCTCCTCCCCCACCTCCTCCGCCGCTCCTTCCCCTCCGTCACCTCTCTCACCGTCTACTCCCGATCGCCGTTAACTCTCCAGCTCTTATCTCCTATCTGGCCCCACCTAACCCAAATCAAGCTGATCCGATGGCATCAACGCCCTCAGTTACTCCCCCAAGGAGCAGACTTCGCCCCTCTATTCGAAAACTGTCGTACAATCTCCTCACTGGATCTCTCCTCGTTTTACTGCTGGAACGACGACGTTCCGATCGCTCTCCAATCGAACCCTAACCTCGCCGCAAACCTCACCTGGCTGAACCTCCTGAACCCTTCCTTCGCGGAAGGGTTCAAATCGGACGAGATCAAATTGATCACATCTTCTTGCCCTAACCTGAGCCAGTTCCTCGTGGCGTGTAAGTTTGATCACAGGTACATTGGGTTCGTGAACGACGAGACTTTGGGGTTTTTCGCTTCCGATTGCCCTAAGTTGTCTGTGCTTCATTTAGTGGATACTTCTGCTTTGTCTAACCCTAGGGAGGAGCTGAACGACGAAAGTTTAACCGCGGAAGACGCTAGGTTTGGTGCTGCGAGCCTGATCGACATGTTCTCTGGTTTGCCGTTGTTGGAAGAGTTGGTTTTAGATGTTTGTAGGAATGTCAGGGAGTGTAGAGTTGCGCTGGAGGAGTTGAATTCCAAGTGTCCAAGGCTGAAATCGCTTAAACTAGGGCAGTTTCATGGTCTTTGTAGGGCAAACGAGCCTAATCTTGATTCGAGGCTCGATGGGATTGCCTTGTGTCATGGGCTTGAGGCGTTGTCGATCAAGAACTCCGTGGATTTGACTGATTTAGGGTTGATAGCTATTGCTAGAGGGTGTTCGAGGTTGGTTAAGTTTGAAGTCCATGGGTGCAGGAAGATCACGGTGAGGGGAATGAGGACGATGGTATGCTTGCTGAGAAAGTCTTTGGTTGAGGTAAACATCTCTTGTTGCAAGAACCTAGGTGCTGTATCCTCGTTGAAGGCGTTGGATCCGATCCAGGACCGGATCCAACGGCTTCATATCGATTGCGTTTGGGATAGTGTGGAACAGTTTGAGGCTCGGGAGGGGGTGGAGTACAACTTTGATCTCAACAAGTCGGAAGAGGAGGATggagagatgatgatgatgataaatCAGCAGTCGTTGGGATTCGGTTTAAGGGACTTTTTCGATGGAAGAGGCAATGATGATGAGGGTGTGAGAAAACAGAAGAAATGCAAGTACTCTTATGACCTCAATTCTTCTTTAACGGAAGGAGATGCTAGTGATAATGGAAATGGTTTCTGTGGCAGGGCTTGGGAAAAACTAAGGTTTCTTTCGCTTTGGATTGGTGTTGGCGAGCTTTTAAGCCCGTTGGCGAATTCGGGTCTTCAAAACTGCCCCAATCTGGAGGAGATGAGAATAAAGGTTGAAGGCGATTGTCGGGAGTGGTCGAAGCCATCCGAGCGGGCGTTCGGATTGGGCCACCTGTCGCGGTACCCTAAGCTGAAAAAGATGCATTTGGATTGTGGAGACACAATAGGGTTTGCGCACACTGCACCATCAGGGCAAATGGATTTGAGCCTTTGGGAGAGGTTTTACCTGTTTGGGATTCAGAACTTGAGCCTCAACGAACTCGATTACTGGCCACCGCAAGATAGGGATGTTAACCAGAGGAGTCTCTCTCTTCCGGCAGCCGGATTGCTCGCGGAATGCAGTACGTTGAGGAAGCTTTTCATACATGGAACTGCTCATGAACATTTCATGATGTTCCTTCTGAGGATACCAAATCTCAGGGATGTGCAGCTGAGAGAAGACTACTACCCTGCACCGGAGAATGATATGAGCACGGAGATGAGGGCTGATTCATGCAGTCGTTTTGAGGACGCATTGAATAGACGTACTATCCCTGATTGA